In one window of Nakamurella alba DNA:
- a CDS encoding sensor histidine kinase, with protein MVPPAPSVAPRRWSIRARLTALIVGLAAIGLLAVDVMLPIYLRSELIADRDRTLARVIDSLPARGIDLTSLGTVAADSSPLRSEIGWTLVSESGYAKVVESPAQDTTANPLVGPTPPVGTATTVGDASRPGVSYRILALRVGDDVGGPVFANQYLVAWSPIDDIAATVRRLVFVELLVTAGLLVLLGTISAYIVRRNLKPLQTMAEAADAIRGGDLERRVDEQDAATEMGRLGSAFNGMLDGIGDLVSERSRNEVRLRQFIADASHELRTPVAAVQGYADLYRAGALVDDSSVGRAMERMGFEARRMGALVEDLLTLVQADGPERSGREPVELTELLAGAVEDARAIDATRSWEFTTPGARVTVAGDRMRLHQLFANLLANVRTHTPAGTTTQVSVLPGPDKVAVTVADNGPGVAEESLPRLFDRFFREDPSRSREKGGTGLGLSIVAAIVRTHGGEVMASRSRAGGLAVTVVLPKAVGTAAVPRSAPPVVEAD; from the coding sequence GTGGTGCCTCCGGCACCGTCCGTCGCGCCGCGCCGCTGGTCGATCCGGGCCCGCCTCACCGCGCTGATCGTGGGGCTGGCGGCGATCGGTCTGCTGGCCGTCGACGTCATGCTGCCGATCTACCTGCGGTCCGAGCTCATCGCCGATCGCGACCGCACCCTGGCCCGGGTGATCGACAGCCTGCCCGCCCGTGGCATCGACCTGACCTCCCTCGGCACCGTCGCCGCCGACAGCTCCCCGCTGCGCAGCGAGATCGGCTGGACGCTGGTCAGCGAATCCGGCTACGCCAAGGTGGTGGAGAGCCCGGCCCAGGACACCACCGCGAACCCGCTGGTGGGTCCGACCCCTCCGGTGGGAACGGCGACCACGGTCGGCGACGCCAGCCGCCCGGGTGTCAGCTACCGGATCCTGGCGCTGCGTGTCGGCGACGACGTCGGCGGGCCCGTGTTCGCCAACCAGTACCTGGTGGCCTGGTCGCCGATCGACGACATCGCGGCCACCGTCCGGCGCCTGGTCTTCGTCGAGTTGCTGGTCACCGCAGGACTTCTCGTGCTGCTCGGGACGATCTCGGCCTACATCGTGCGCCGCAACCTCAAACCGCTGCAGACCATGGCCGAGGCTGCCGACGCGATCCGGGGCGGTGATCTGGAGCGCCGGGTGGACGAGCAGGACGCCGCCACCGAGATGGGCCGGTTGGGCTCCGCGTTCAACGGGATGCTCGACGGGATCGGCGATCTCGTCTCGGAGCGATCGCGGAACGAGGTGCGGCTCCGGCAGTTCATCGCCGACGCCTCGCACGAGCTGCGCACGCCCGTCGCGGCCGTACAGGGGTACGCGGATCTCTACCGGGCCGGTGCCCTGGTGGACGACAGCTCGGTCGGCCGGGCCATGGAACGGATGGGGTTCGAGGCGCGCCGGATGGGTGCGCTGGTCGAGGACCTGCTGACCCTGGTGCAGGCGGACGGGCCGGAGCGATCCGGTCGGGAGCCGGTGGAGCTGACCGAGCTGCTGGCCGGCGCCGTCGAGGACGCCCGGGCGATCGACGCCACCCGGAGCTGGGAGTTCACCACGCCCGGGGCGCGGGTCACCGTGGCCGGCGACCGGATGCGGCTGCACCAGCTCTTCGCCAACCTGCTCGCCAACGTCCGGACCCACACCCCGGCCGGTACCACCACCCAGGTGTCCGTCCTGCCCGGTCCCGACAAGGTGGCGGTCACCGTCGCCGACAACGGGCCGGGTGTCGCCGAGGAGAGCCTGCCCCGGCTCTTCGACCGGTTCTTCCGCGAGGACCCCTCCCGCAGCCGCGAGAAGGGCGGCACCGGCCTTGGCCTGTCCATCGTCGCGGCGATCGTCCGCACCCACGGCGGCGAGGTCATGGCCTCCCGCTCCCGGGCCGGTGGCCTCGCCGTCACCGTCGTCCTCCCCAAGGCCGTCGGCACCGCCGCCGTCCCGCGTTCCGCGCCGCCGGTGGTGGAGGCGGACTGA
- a CDS encoding PhoH family protein, with protein MVTRRPAADQAGRRTYVIDTSVLLSDPWALTRFAEHEVVLPLVVISELEGKRHHPELGYFARQALRILDDLRISHGRLDAPVPVGDAGGTLHVELNHTDPSVLPAGFRTDSNDSRILACALNLAAEKTPGSVTLVSKDMPLRVKASAVGLPADEYRGQDVVPSGWTGMAEVEVATEQLDTLFASGLIDVDAARELPCHTGVKLVGPSGSALGRVTAGKQVRLVRGEREAFGLRGRSAEQRIALDLLMDDEVGIVSLGGRAGTGKSALALCAGLELVMERRTHRKVVVFRPLYAVGGQELGYLPGSEGEKMQPWAQAVFDTLSATASPQVIEEVIARGMLEVLPLTHIRGRSLHDSFVIVDEAQSLERNVLLTVLSRLGTNSRVVLTHDVAQRDNLRVGRHDGVAAVIEALKGHPLFAHVTLTRSERSPIAALVTEMLELPDQS; from the coding sequence GTGGTCACACGCCGTCCCGCCGCTGATCAGGCCGGTCGCCGCACGTACGTCATCGACACCTCCGTGCTGCTGTCGGATCCCTGGGCCCTCACCCGGTTCGCCGAACACGAAGTGGTGCTGCCGCTCGTGGTCATCTCCGAACTCGAGGGCAAGCGGCATCACCCCGAGCTCGGGTACTTCGCGCGGCAGGCGCTGCGCATCCTGGACGACCTGCGGATCTCGCACGGCCGGCTGGACGCGCCGGTGCCGGTCGGCGATGCCGGGGGCACCCTCCATGTCGAGCTCAACCACACGGACCCGTCGGTGCTGCCGGCCGGATTCCGCACCGACAGCAACGACTCGCGCATCCTGGCCTGCGCGCTGAACCTGGCGGCGGAGAAGACGCCCGGTTCGGTGACCCTGGTGTCCAAGGACATGCCGCTGCGGGTCAAGGCCTCCGCGGTCGGTCTGCCGGCCGACGAGTACCGCGGGCAGGACGTCGTGCCGTCCGGCTGGACCGGGATGGCCGAGGTCGAGGTCGCCACCGAGCAGCTCGACACGCTGTTCGCCTCCGGTCTGATCGACGTCGACGCGGCCCGGGAACTGCCGTGCCACACGGGTGTGAAGCTGGTCGGGCCGTCGGGTTCGGCGCTGGGCCGCGTGACCGCGGGGAAGCAGGTCAGGCTGGTCCGCGGCGAGCGCGAGGCGTTCGGCCTGCGCGGCCGGTCGGCGGAGCAGCGCATCGCGCTGGACCTGCTGATGGACGACGAGGTCGGGATCGTGTCGCTCGGCGGCCGTGCCGGCACCGGCAAGTCCGCGCTGGCCCTGTGCGCCGGCCTCGAGCTGGTGATGGAGCGGCGCACGCACCGCAAGGTCGTGGTCTTCCGCCCGCTGTACGCCGTCGGCGGCCAGGAACTGGGCTACCTGCCCGGCAGCGAGGGCGAGAAGATGCAGCCCTGGGCGCAGGCGGTGTTCGACACCCTGTCCGCGACGGCGTCGCCGCAGGTCATCGAAGAGGTCATCGCCCGCGGGATGCTCGAGGTGCTCCCGCTCACGCACATCCGCGGCCGTTCCCTGCACGACTCCTTCGTGATCGTCGACGAGGCCCAGTCGCTGGAGCGCAACGTCCTGCTCACCGTGCTGTCCCGGCTCGGCACCAACTCGCGGGTCGTGCTGACCCACGACGTCGCGCAGCGGGACAACCTCCGGGTCGGCCGGCACGACGGCGTGGCCGCCGTGATCGAGGCGCTCAAAGGTCATCCGCTCTTCGCGCACGTCACGCTGACCCGCTCCGAGCGCTCGCCCATCGCCGCGCTGGTCACCGAGATGCTGGAGCTGCCCGACCAGTCGTGA
- a CDS encoding DUF4245 domain-containing protein — MADRRNKTMRDMALSMGAIVVVVLLFVGMYGGFSFSPGRPSDDGAVAPTADVALGFSTAQRVVGFDPLTPVDLPADWHPNSFTTTPVGSPDGPPTVRAGWLTPDGAFITLIQSTGSVAEVQSAELGAIAPVSGQIDAGGATWQVTTGRRDEMAWIRTAGGLTLLVTGSAPATDLQTLADSIAGQQ, encoded by the coding sequence GTGGCGGACCGGCGGAACAAGACGATGCGGGACATGGCGCTGTCCATGGGAGCGATCGTCGTGGTCGTGCTGCTGTTCGTCGGGATGTACGGGGGCTTCTCGTTCTCGCCCGGCCGGCCGTCCGACGACGGGGCCGTCGCGCCGACCGCCGATGTGGCGCTGGGCTTCTCGACCGCACAGCGGGTGGTCGGGTTCGACCCGCTGACCCCGGTCGACCTGCCCGCCGACTGGCACCCGAACTCCTTCACCACCACCCCGGTGGGCAGCCCGGACGGCCCGCCCACGGTGCGCGCCGGCTGGCTGACGCCGGACGGGGCCTTCATCACGCTGATCCAGTCGACCGGTTCGGTGGCAGAGGTGCAGTCCGCCGAGCTCGGCGCCATCGCACCGGTCAGCGGGCAGATCGACGCCGGTGGGGCGACCTGGCAGGTGACGACCGGCCGGCGCGACGAGATGGCCTGGATCCGCACCGCCGGCGGCCTGACGCTGCTGGTGACCGGGAGTGCTCCGGCCACCGACCTGCAGACCCTCGCCGATTCCATCGCCGGCCAGCAGTAG
- a CDS encoding lipid droplet-associated protein has protein sequence MAPHLPTPIRVAAGLVGATLDRLSSLPAELPTIGVTVAGQAFRLSLKARQQIAGLAARGDELLAGLGGKPEDKPAWATFDEDEDEDGPAEPAAAEPAAAEPAARADAGSAAASPTATKPTATKPTATKPTAPAPTAPVAPANGNGNGIGALKESLAGLGADQVQALLDAEQAGAARAAHLTVLENRLATLRAE, from the coding sequence ATGGCCCCGCACCTGCCCACCCCGATCCGCGTCGCCGCCGGCCTGGTGGGCGCCACCCTCGACCGGCTGAGTTCCCTGCCCGCCGAACTACCGACGATCGGTGTCACCGTCGCCGGCCAGGCGTTCCGGCTCTCGCTCAAGGCCCGCCAGCAGATCGCCGGATTGGCCGCCCGCGGCGACGAGTTGCTGGCCGGGCTGGGCGGCAAGCCGGAGGACAAGCCGGCCTGGGCCACCTTCGACGAGGATGAGGACGAGGACGGCCCTGCGGAACCGGCCGCGGCGGAACCGGCCGCGGCGGAGCCGGCCGCGCGGGCGGACGCGGGATCGGCCGCCGCCTCGCCGACCGCCACCAAGCCGACCGCCACCAAGCCGACCGCCACCAAGCCCACTGCCCCGGCTCCGACTGCCCCGGTCGCTCCGGCGAACGGCAACGGCAACGGGATCGGCGCGCTCAAGGAGAGCCTGGCCGGGCTGGGCGCGGACCAGGTGCAGGCCCTGCTGGACGCGGAGCAGGCCGGCGCCGCCCGCGCCGCGCACCTGACCGTGCTGGAGAACCGTCTCGCCACCCTGCGGGCCGAGTGA
- a CDS encoding DUF6542 domain-containing protein: protein MRTSPSPAQDSRDQVEEAGAIPAIPGIPWWGAAILALVLTIIGVVVDKFISVGPAWGLRSGFFLGAVLAALLVRRRAVFTAMVQPPLVLVIVLVPALKVLFANSFYEAAVHLVNTFPTMAIGTVLALIIGVIRLFAQPLKSKSQRPAAAQSARHA from the coding sequence GTGCGAACGAGCCCGAGCCCTGCCCAGGACTCCCGCGACCAGGTCGAAGAGGCCGGCGCGATCCCTGCGATCCCCGGTATCCCCTGGTGGGGAGCGGCGATCCTGGCCCTGGTGCTGACGATCATCGGCGTCGTCGTCGACAAGTTCATCTCGGTGGGACCGGCCTGGGGGTTGCGCAGCGGGTTCTTCCTCGGCGCGGTGCTCGCCGCCCTGCTGGTCCGCCGGCGCGCGGTGTTCACCGCGATGGTGCAGCCGCCGCTGGTCCTGGTCATCGTGCTGGTGCCGGCACTGAAGGTGCTGTTCGCCAACAGCTTCTACGAGGCCGCGGTGCACCTGGTCAACACCTTCCCGACCATGGCGATCGGCACGGTGCTGGCGCTGATCATCGGCGTCATCCGGCTCTTCGCCCAGCCGCTGAAGTCGAAGTCGCAGCGGCCCGCGGCCGCGCAGAGCGCCCGGCACGCCTGA
- the xseA gene encoding exodeoxyribonuclease VII large subunit, with product MTTARPGPMPTKAGETTRENPWPVRALAQRMTEYIAKAPPAWIEGQIAQVSVRGNQAYLTLRDPSVDMSISVNCHRAVLEDLPGRSAEGARVVVRGRFGYWAKRGSLAFQVDEMHPLGLGELLVRLERLRKLLAAEGLTSPALKKALPFLPKVVGLVTGRASAAESDVLANARARWPAVRFRIENAAVQGSLAVTQVIEALQRLDADPEVEVIVLARGGGSTEDLLPFSDETLCRAVVHCRTPVVSAIGHEPDHPIVDDVADVRCSTPTDAGKRVVPDADAERRSVEMWRGRGRRALVGWVSTETARLSRLTSAAVLADPFGPLQARSNDVGRLLDRSRRVVTAVLDRGERDLAHRRAQLAALGPAATLARGYAVVQAVGPDGGHVLRETADAPAGTDLRIRVADGAVLATSRGRETDGATTNGTGTGLGADSSHGKDTAR from the coding sequence GTGACGACCGCCCGCCCGGGGCCGATGCCGACGAAGGCCGGCGAGACGACCCGGGAGAACCCGTGGCCGGTGCGGGCACTCGCGCAGCGGATGACCGAGTACATCGCGAAGGCCCCGCCGGCCTGGATCGAGGGCCAGATCGCGCAGGTGTCGGTACGCGGCAACCAGGCGTACCTGACCCTGCGGGACCCGTCGGTGGACATGTCGATCTCGGTGAACTGCCACCGCGCCGTCCTGGAGGACCTGCCCGGTCGCAGCGCCGAGGGTGCGCGCGTCGTCGTGCGCGGGCGGTTCGGCTACTGGGCGAAGCGCGGCTCGCTCGCGTTCCAGGTCGACGAGATGCATCCGCTGGGCCTGGGCGAGCTGCTGGTGCGGTTGGAACGCCTGCGCAAGCTGCTGGCCGCCGAGGGGCTCACCTCCCCGGCGCTGAAGAAGGCCCTGCCGTTCCTGCCGAAGGTGGTCGGTCTGGTCACCGGGCGGGCGTCCGCCGCCGAGTCGGACGTGCTGGCCAACGCCCGCGCCCGCTGGCCCGCGGTCCGCTTCCGGATCGAGAATGCCGCCGTGCAAGGCTCTCTCGCGGTCACCCAGGTGATCGAAGCGCTCCAGCGGCTGGACGCCGACCCCGAGGTCGAGGTGATCGTGCTGGCCCGCGGCGGCGGCAGCACCGAGGACCTGCTGCCGTTCTCCGACGAGACGCTGTGCCGGGCCGTGGTGCACTGCCGCACCCCGGTCGTCTCCGCGATCGGCCACGAACCGGATCACCCGATCGTCGATGACGTCGCGGACGTGCGCTGCTCGACCCCGACCGATGCGGGCAAGCGGGTCGTGCCCGATGCCGACGCCGAGCGCCGGTCCGTGGAGATGTGGCGGGGGCGCGGGCGACGCGCCCTGGTCGGCTGGGTCTCCACGGAGACCGCCCGGCTGTCACGGTTGACCTCGGCCGCCGTGCTCGCCGACCCGTTCGGGCCACTCCAGGCCAGGTCGAACGACGTCGGGCGGTTGCTGGACCGGTCCCGCCGAGTGGTGACTGCCGTGCTGGACCGCGGCGAGCGCGACCTGGCCCACCGCCGGGCCCAACTCGCCGCGCTGGGACCGGCGGCCACCCTTGCCCGCGGCTACGCCGTCGTCCAGGCCGTCGGACCGGACGGCGGCCATGTGCTCCGGGAGACGGCGGACGCCCCGGCGGGCACGGACCTGCGGATCAGGGTGGCGGACGGGGCGGTGCTGGCGACCAGCCGGGGCCGCGAGACCGACGGGGCAACCACGAACGGAACCGGCACCGGGCTCGGGGCCGACAGCAGTCATGGGAAGGACACGGCTCGATGA
- a CDS encoding exodeoxyribonuclease VII small subunit: MSARKAPATGNGADPADGTADRAATYEQARDELAEVVGRLEQGGLTLDESLALWERGEHLAGVCTTFLDGARERVEAALAEAGDD; encoded by the coding sequence ATGAGCGCGAGGAAGGCCCCGGCCACCGGGAACGGTGCGGATCCGGCGGACGGGACGGCCGACCGGGCAGCGACCTACGAGCAGGCCCGCGACGAGCTCGCCGAGGTCGTCGGCCGGCTCGAGCAGGGCGGGCTCACCCTCGACGAATCCCTGGCGCTCTGGGAGCGCGGGGAGCATCTGGCCGGCGTCTGCACCACGTTCCTGGACGGGGCCCGCGAGCGGGTCGAGGCGGCGCTGGCCGAGGCCGGCGACGACTGA
- a CDS encoding 4-hydroxy-3-methylbut-2-enyl diphosphate reductase, whose protein sequence is MGAVSALPLNPSDPPRRVLLARPRGYCAGVDRAVVTVEKALETYGAPVYVRKQIVHNKHVVATLEQRGAIFVEETDEVPEGSLVVFSAHGVSPAVHEEAASRSLQVIDATCPLVTKVHKEARKFAAEGYDILLIGHRGHEEVEGTQGEAPEAIQLVNDPSEVDDVQVSDPEKVIWLSQTTLSVDETLETVGMLRKRFPLMASPPSDDICYATQNRQEVVKQIAPDCDLVIVVGSRNSSNSVRLVEVALDAGARTSYLVDYAHEIDEQWLDDARTVGVTSGASVPEELVDGVLGWLAERGFGDVEEFTAATETLTFSLPKELRRDLRPAKA, encoded by the coding sequence ATGGGTGCCGTGAGTGCCCTGCCGCTGAACCCGTCCGACCCGCCCCGCCGGGTGCTGCTCGCCCGTCCGCGTGGGTACTGCGCCGGGGTGGACCGGGCCGTGGTCACGGTGGAGAAGGCACTGGAGACCTACGGCGCCCCGGTCTACGTCCGCAAACAGATCGTGCACAACAAGCATGTCGTGGCGACGCTGGAGCAGCGCGGGGCAATCTTCGTCGAGGAGACCGACGAGGTGCCCGAGGGCTCGCTCGTGGTGTTCTCCGCGCACGGGGTGTCCCCGGCGGTGCACGAGGAGGCGGCGAGCCGCAGCCTGCAGGTGATCGACGCGACCTGCCCGCTGGTCACCAAGGTGCACAAGGAAGCGCGCAAGTTCGCCGCCGAGGGTTACGACATCCTGCTGATCGGCCACCGCGGGCACGAGGAGGTCGAGGGCACCCAGGGCGAGGCGCCCGAGGCCATCCAGCTGGTCAACGATCCGTCCGAGGTCGACGACGTGCAGGTCAGTGACCCGGAGAAGGTCATCTGGCTGTCCCAGACCACACTCTCGGTGGACGAGACCCTGGAGACGGTGGGGATGCTGCGCAAGCGGTTCCCGCTGATGGCCTCCCCGCCCAGCGACGACATCTGCTACGCCACGCAGAACCGCCAGGAGGTCGTGAAGCAGATCGCTCCCGACTGCGACCTGGTGATCGTGGTCGGCTCGCGGAACTCGTCGAACTCGGTGCGGCTGGTCGAGGTGGCGCTGGACGCCGGCGCCCGGACGTCCTACCTGGTCGACTACGCCCACGAGATCGACGAGCAGTGGTTGGATGACGCCCGCACGGTCGGCGTCACCTCCGGCGCATCGGTGCCGGAGGAACTGGTGGACGGCGTGCTCGGCTGGCTCGCGGAGCGCGGGTTCGGTGACGTCGAGGAGTTCACCGCGGCCACCGAGACGCTGACCTTCTCGCTGCCGAAGGAACTCCGCCGCGACCTGCGTCCGGCGAAGGCCTGA
- a CDS encoding DNA recombination protein RmuC, translating into MTTGPLLLGAALLAAGLVLGLLLGRWSRRPDGPVPASGAELAALVAPAADTMRRVEQRLAEVERDRVGAYAGISAQLQQLGRTSAELGAETRSLAGALRSPTVRGRWGELQLRRVVELAGMAEHCDFEAQVSVPGARPDLLVRLPGDRCVPVDAKVPLDAWLAAREAGDPQESGRLRAAHARALRGHVDALADKAYWRHFRPSPEFVVLFVPGEALLDAALSADPGLWEHAAARRVVLATPTTLIVLLRTIEFGWRQERLSTSAEEILELGRELHDRLDVVLTHISRLGTGLERAVEGYNAAVGSLESRVLVTTRRFGELGVRGERITPPTPIATGLRAVRER; encoded by the coding sequence ATGACCACCGGACCGCTCCTGCTCGGCGCCGCACTGCTGGCCGCCGGCCTCGTCCTCGGGCTGCTGCTCGGCAGGTGGAGCCGGCGTCCCGACGGCCCGGTCCCGGCCTCCGGCGCCGAGCTCGCGGCACTGGTCGCACCGGCCGCCGACACCATGCGGCGGGTCGAGCAGCGGCTGGCCGAGGTGGAGCGCGACCGGGTCGGCGCCTACGCCGGCATCAGCGCACAGCTGCAGCAGCTCGGCCGCACGTCCGCCGAGCTGGGCGCGGAGACCCGGTCGCTGGCTGGTGCGCTGCGCTCCCCCACCGTCCGCGGGCGCTGGGGCGAGCTGCAGCTGCGTCGGGTGGTGGAGCTGGCCGGGATGGCCGAGCACTGCGACTTCGAGGCCCAGGTCAGCGTGCCCGGGGCCCGTCCGGACCTGCTCGTCCGGTTGCCCGGCGACCGCTGTGTGCCGGTGGACGCGAAGGTGCCGCTGGACGCCTGGCTCGCCGCCCGCGAGGCCGGCGACCCGCAGGAGTCCGGGCGGCTTCGGGCCGCCCATGCCCGTGCGCTGCGCGGTCACGTCGACGCGCTGGCCGACAAGGCCTACTGGCGCCACTTCCGCCCGTCCCCGGAGTTCGTCGTGCTGTTCGTGCCGGGTGAGGCGCTGCTCGACGCCGCATTGTCCGCCGACCCGGGGCTCTGGGAGCACGCCGCCGCCCGCCGGGTGGTCCTCGCCACCCCGACCACGCTGATCGTCCTGCTGCGCACCATCGAGTTCGGCTGGCGGCAGGAGCGGCTGTCCACCTCCGCCGAGGAGATCCTCGAGCTCGGCCGCGAGCTGCACGACCGGCTCGACGTGGTCCTGACCCACATCTCCCGGCTCGGCACCGGGCTGGAGCGGGCCGTCGAGGGTTACAACGCCGCCGTCGGATCACTGGAGAGCCGGGTGCTGGTGACCACCCGCCGGTTCGGCGAACTGGGGGTCCGCGGCGAGCGCATCACCCCGCCCACCCCGATCGCGACCGGCCTGCGGGCCGTCCGGGAGCGGTGA
- a CDS encoding class II fumarate hydratase yields the protein MAEHNGAFESGYRIEHDTMGEVRVPAAAKYQAQTQRAVENFPISGRTLERSQIRALALIKSAAAAVNAELGRLDPAIAGAITAAADRVAAGEFDDDFPIDMFQTGSGTSSNMNANEVIGTVATEALGSKVHPNDHVNCSQSSNDVFPTSIHVAATEAVTTDLIPALEYLSAALEDKAAEWATVVKSGRTHLMDATPVTLGQEFGGYAAQIRGGVERLTSSLPRLAELPLGGTAVGTGINTPPGFSPAVIARLAAVTGLPFTEARNHFEAQGAMDRLVETSGQLRSVAVSLVKICNDIRWMGSGPRAGLAEIHLPDLQPGSSIMPGKVNPVLPEATLMVAAQVIGNDATVAFAGASGTFELNVMLPVIGNNLLESIRLLANVSRLLADRCISGIVADVERCLAYAESSPSIVTPLNRYIGYEEAAAVAKQALKEGKTIKAVVVERGHVTSGTLSEEQLDSALDVLSMTHP from the coding sequence ATGGCAGAACACAACGGCGCGTTCGAATCCGGCTACCGCATCGAGCACGACACCATGGGTGAGGTACGGGTGCCGGCAGCGGCCAAGTACCAGGCACAGACCCAGCGGGCCGTCGAGAACTTCCCGATCTCCGGTCGCACCCTCGAGCGCAGCCAGATCCGCGCCCTCGCCCTCATCAAGTCGGCCGCCGCGGCCGTGAACGCCGAGCTGGGTCGGCTCGACCCGGCCATCGCCGGCGCGATCACCGCGGCCGCCGACCGGGTCGCGGCGGGCGAGTTCGACGACGACTTCCCGATCGACATGTTCCAGACCGGGTCCGGCACCAGCTCGAACATGAACGCAAACGAGGTCATCGGCACCGTCGCCACCGAGGCGCTCGGCAGCAAGGTGCACCCCAACGACCACGTCAACTGCTCGCAGTCGTCGAACGACGTCTTCCCGACCTCGATCCACGTGGCGGCGACCGAGGCGGTCACCACCGACCTCATCCCGGCGTTGGAGTACCTGTCGGCCGCGCTGGAGGACAAGGCCGCCGAGTGGGCCACCGTGGTGAAGTCCGGCCGCACCCACCTGATGGACGCCACCCCGGTCACCCTGGGCCAGGAGTTCGGCGGCTACGCGGCCCAGATCCGTGGCGGCGTCGAGCGTCTCACCTCCTCGCTGCCCCGGCTGGCCGAGCTGCCGCTGGGTGGTACGGCCGTCGGCACCGGCATCAACACGCCGCCCGGGTTCTCCCCCGCCGTGATCGCCCGCCTGGCCGCGGTCACCGGGCTGCCGTTCACCGAGGCCCGGAACCACTTCGAGGCGCAGGGTGCGATGGACCGGCTGGTCGAGACCTCCGGCCAGCTGCGCAGTGTCGCCGTCTCGCTGGTGAAGATCTGCAACGACATCCGGTGGATGGGATCGGGCCCGCGGGCCGGTCTGGCCGAGATCCACCTGCCCGACCTGCAGCCGGGCTCGTCGATCATGCCGGGCAAGGTCAACCCGGTGCTGCCGGAGGCCACGCTGATGGTGGCCGCGCAGGTCATCGGCAACGACGCCACCGTCGCCTTCGCGGGCGCCAGCGGCACCTTCGAGCTCAACGTGATGCTGCCCGTCATCGGCAACAACCTGCTCGAGTCGATCCGGCTGCTGGCCAACGTCTCCCGGCTGCTCGCCGATCGCTGCATCTCCGGGATCGTCGCCGACGTCGAGCGGTGCCTCGCCTACGCGGAGTCCTCGCCGTCCATCGTCACCCCGCTCAACCGCTACATCGGGTACGAGGAGGCCGCGGCCGTCGCCAAGCAGGCCCTCAAGGAGGGCAAGACGATCAAGGCCGTCGTCGTCGAGCGCGGCCACGTCACCTCCGGCACCCTCTCCGAGGAGCAGCTGGACAGCGCGCTCGACGTGCTGTCCATGACCCACCCCTGA